The DNA region GTAGTGGGTGTTCCCCGCCTCGCCGCCGAGCGGGATGGTGGAGCGCCTGGTGTTGGTGCGGGCGTCGATCATCATGTCGGCGCCGCCTGACTCGTCGGAGACGAAGAGCTTCTCCTCGACTGGCGCGTAGGCGATTCCATCGGGGAAGGAGATACCGCCGACATGCGCAACGATCTTGAGCGAACGGTCGTCGATCACGACGACCTCATGCGCGCCGGCCGCGGAGACGTAGACCGCGTGGTGCGCCGGGACCGCAAGGATGCCGGTCGCGCGCGGCGTTCCGGGAACTGTGGCGATGACGCGTGACGATTCGAGGTCGAAGACGACGACGTCGCCGGCGTTCATGTGGCTGATGTAGAGCCGCCGCGAGGCGGCGTCGATCGTCTGGTAGTCGAATCGGTTGGCCGGCCCGAGGAGCGGCCGATCAGCGACGGGGAGCAGTGGGCCGCGTGGTACGCCGGGCTTCGCGGGGGTAGCGGGCGCTGGCCATCGCCCGGGGGTCATCGAAGTCGGCGTGGCGACGCATGAGTTGCTTTGCGCCGTGAGCGTGTGCGCTGCAATCACCACTACTGCCAGTGACGCGAACCGGAGTGACTGTGTCACGGGCCCCTCACGGGGTGGGGATAGCCCATAGTACCACGCCGCACCGATACGAGCAACGAAGAATCGTGGTTCGCGTTGCGCGGTTCACGGCGGCGTTGAGATGACCCTTGGGCTTCAGTGGGCTGCGTCAGAATGTGTGCATGCTCACGGGGCCCTCTTGTTTCTCCCAACTCGCCGAGATGATACTATGTCCATGCCGTCCCGTCTCAGGTACTCCGCAGCGATGGTACAAGCACTCCCCGACGACGGGAACCGTTACGAGACGGTTCACGGAGAGCTGCTAGTGTCGCCGACTCCAAGGCTGGCGCACCAGGTCGTGCTCCAACGGTTGGCGCTTGCCGTGCAGGAGTATCTCAAGGGAGCCGGACTGGAAGGGATGTTCAATGTGGACGCCGACATCTCGTGGGGTCCGGAGATCCTGGTCCAGCCCGATCTCTTCGTGGCAGATCCGATGGAATTGCGACGCGCGCAGTCGTGGTCCGATGTGAAGACTTTGCATCTTGTCGTCGAGATCCTCAGTCCGTCGTCGATGCGCGCCGATCGTGTGCTCAAGCGGCGGCTCTATCAGGAGCAGCGGATTCCGACGTACTGGGTCGTCGATGTCGACAACGCGCACGTCGAGATCTGGACTCCTGACGAGCTCTTCCCGCGGACCGAACGTGAGCGTCTCGTCTGGAAGCACCCAGCGATGAGCAGCGACTGCGTTGTGTCGCTGGCGGAGCTTTTCAGGGCGTGGTGAGGCCCCTTGCCGGGCATCTATTGGTAGCGTGATCGATCGCGGGACGCCGTATCCCGAGCGGCATCCGTGGCCGTGATCGCCACGCCCGTCACGGCCTTTCCACCAAACGGTCCCCGGCTCGCGGCAGCAGCGCGGCGATCCCTACACTGTCAGCGTGGCTGCCGGCGTCAGAGGGCTGGTCGCCCGCGGACCAGTCGGAGGATGAGGACGATCAGCGCCACGATCAGGAGGATGTGGATCAATCCCCCCATGGTGTACCCGCCGATCATGCCGAGGGCCCACAGGATCACGAGAATGATGATGATGGTTTCCAGCACGGGAACCTCGCTTCCGGAAAGCTTCGGCGCACTTGCACGTGCGCCGCAGGCGGCAGTCGGCTGCCTGGACGGTCGAGTCGCCTGATGCAGACTCGACCGGGGAGACGACGAGGAGGGTCCGCACAACACCGTATCCCGCCTGCGGGGAGCACCCTGCTCAACACATCCCGGGTCAGGGAAGGTGGTGGACGTCCATGTTGAGGGCGCCCCATCTGCCGAACAGCCGGGATTGCGGCTGCGCCGAGCACGTGGCGAGAAGAGCAGGGACGGCTGCCAGGATTCTATCAATGATTCGACAGCAGCAGATCGTAGAATCGTTCCGGTAGGATGCGGTGCAACGTTTCTACTCCAGGCAAATAAGCCCGGTTCGATCCGGGGGTTGGTTCCTGGTCAGCGTATGATGCGCCGGCGGGCCTTCTCCTTCCAATCGAGTCAGCGCGAGGTACACGTCAAGTGTCGAACCTCTGACGGTGCCGGTCATGTGCACTGAATCGCCAACGTCAAAGACATTTGTCGACTGGAACCGCACGCCATGCACGTCAAACTCCCCGGCGCTGTCGACGTTCGCGACCGGATATAGGTCTACGTTACAGAACGTGCTCACGATAATTGCGTGCGCAGCTGCGGAATCGGTGATCTGAATCCTGTCTCCACCCCATTCACCGGTGAGCTGCGTCGGCGGCGGGCTCGGCAGCTGCGATGAGCAGGCGGCGATGAGCAAAGTCACAAGCAGAGTGAGTATACCTGCAGGTTTCATCTATTCTCCTGCGTCGCTTCATCTGACATTCAGGCTGCCGCGTTACCCCACCGTCCTCCGCACGAACGGCCGATTCACCACCGTCGCCTGCCAGGTGCGATCACCCGACAACACCATCAGCGCCGTCCCCGGTGTCGCGGCGGTCGTCGGCAGCGCCGTCATCCCGATGATTCCAGCTCGGGGCGAATAACCGATCGACCGCACCCGATCGACCATCACTCCCGCCACGCGCACTCGCGATGAAATCGGGGGGACCGACACCCCCGCCACGTGCAATCCGACGAGTCGCTTCATCGCCCCCGCCGTGCGCCGCGCCGCAAGCGCCGTCTCGCCGGGAAATGGCGCTCCCTTCCGCTCCGCCACCAATTCCTCGAGCCCCGCTTCGACCGGCGTGTCGCCAGGATCGATCTCGACGCCGACGTTGGCGATCCCCCACTCGAGCCGATGGAGCCGCCACGCCTCATCGTTGACCGGCACCACACCGGCGCGATCAAGCGTGGCCACCAGCGTCGCGCGGTCACGACTCCTGCAGTAGAAGTCGATCCCTTCGGCGGTATCGGCGGTGGCACGTGCGGCGAAGACGTCGATGTCGCCGAAGCGCGCGGTGGTGAGATCGCCCGGCTCCATCGGAATCGGCGTGAGCCACGACGTCATCCGCGCGACTGTCGCGGGCCCGCGCACCGCGATCACTCCCATGTCGTCGGAGATGTCACGCAGCCGGACGTTGCCACGCTTTCGCTCGAGGATGTGATCCCACGCGGCAGTCCGCTGCGCCGCGTCGACCAGGAGCATCACCCGCTCCGGGAAGCGATAGACGGTGACTCGATCGAGAATCGACGCGTCGTCGCGCAGGATCAGCGAATGAACGAAGTGCCCCGGCGGGAGGATCGAGAGATCGGCGGTCACGACGCGATTGACGAAGGCGTGCGAGTCGGCGCCGGCGACTTC from Gemmatimonadales bacterium includes:
- a CDS encoding glycine cleavage T C-terminal barrel domain-containing protein gives rise to the protein MSQAIESSEYLTDGYRALVSGAASWVANGLGLIEVAGADSHAFVNRVVTADLSILPPGHFVHSLILRDDASILDRVTVYRFPERVMLLVDAAQRTAAWDHILERKRGNVRLRDISDDMGVIAVRGPATVARMTSWLTPIPMEPGDLTTARFGDIDVFAARATADTAEGIDFYCRSRDRATLVATLDRAGVVPVNDEAWRLHRLEWGIANVGVEIDPGDTPVEAGLEELVAERKGAPFPGETALAARRTAGAMKRLVGLHVAGVSVPPISSRVRVAGVMVDRVRSIGYSPRAGIIGMTALPTTAATPGTALMVLSGDRTWQATVVNRPFVRRTVG
- a CDS encoding YncE family protein, producing the protein MTQSLRFASLAVVVIAAHTLTAQSNSCVATPTSMTPGRWPAPATPAKPGVPRGPLLPVADRPLLGPANRFDYQTIDAASRRLYISHMNAGDVVVFDLESSRVIATVPGTPRATGILAVPAHHAVYVSAAGAHEVVVIDDRSLKIVAHVGGISFPDGIAYAPVEEKLFVSDESGGADMMIDARTNTRRSTIPLGGEAGNTHYDSVSHCILVAVQTRNQLVAIDPATERIVQRYDLPASNHPHGFTLDEPGRLAFVSGEGNATLQVVDLRSMRVVGTHRIGGDPDVLAWDPEWQRLYVASESGVVSEFEADGADLHAVGELRLPHAHTVSVDPKTHRVYLPLENVGGKPLLRIFVPAK
- a CDS encoding Uma2 family endonuclease; translated protein: MPSRLRYSAAMVQALPDDGNRYETVHGELLVSPTPRLAHQVVLQRLALAVQEYLKGAGLEGMFNVDADISWGPEILVQPDLFVADPMELRRAQSWSDVKTLHLVVEILSPSSMRADRVLKRRLYQEQRIPTYWVVDVDNAHVEIWTPDELFPRTERERLVWKHPAMSSDCVVSLAELFRAW
- a CDS encoding lmo0937 family membrane protein produces the protein MLETIIIILVILWALGMIGGYTMGGLIHILLIVALIVLILRLVRGRPAL